A region from the Lonchura striata isolate bLonStr1 chromosome 16, bLonStr1.mat, whole genome shotgun sequence genome encodes:
- the LOC110475518 gene encoding radial spoke head 10 homolog B isoform X1: MTNGKKKDGKKKGARKDDKKQAVEKSEESLDTTTDSGLTTLPDLWSESLSEEIPAIPEAPDKEVEEPPVQPVPAIHEEPVLAQVIIKSYEGEKVDEFYEGEGFICFEGGNMYKGLFSEGRMNGEGTYTWADGVKYEGTFVKNVPMHNGRYTWNDGSVYEGSIQDGLRHGYGVFRSGTHPISYIGYWCNGKRHGKGEIYYDQEHTSWYSGDWVNNVREGWGFRRYRSGNTYFGHWKKNLQHGYGKMIWLTDKQEYEGEWQYGLQHGSGMHTWFLKKMDLSQYPLRNEYVGDFVKGERHGHGTFLYADGAVYSGEWVHNKKHGKGNFFFKNGHRFEGEFVNDRLVNYPACQRSAVKAKNRRATSPRRHSAIKRTRVINAFGKTYFLGSDIDLDLSSLLVLFTKKDREEEMQQVELAVLRHISKLRKAYCFYSTLGYAPSSDGTYTLTMLQFWRFLKDCKFHLSSVTLAEIDRLLRGHKPLKQIHDPSDLLLFRTFVSYLVHLAFHIYHEEYKDKVPHLQKCFLEMMSRNVLPSACHVQGILYSDEEFTSFAMSYHEKCWEIYGDFCRPCPRSPFEPTLKLRQFLWMLDDLKLLNEQLTAPRVLGILVKVACLPGIYAVNLELEMVFLEFFEALLECALVHVTEDMILKKEAQDNQKRSSFEIKEFSKKTSAASVTEHFPPQPPSPCEDTKPAHQPSLLETVLSFSMTPGESKDDVSLPNKDVKEEQDSCPEKELIDEAKEDKDEQKELFSFWMCQVESFFTTKFFPAFEHEIVLRNKRKEKKKQDAELADLRKIQAEELERLIAEKEVEEAKRQEAAVIHGSVQPRKGSSSSCKTLLPRRSLQLKKEAPRREPSQKKRGSQGSRA, encoded by the exons ATGACAAACGGCAAGAAGAAAGATGGCAAGAAGAAAGGTGCCAGGAAGGATGATAAGAAGCAAGCTGTTGAGAAGTCAGAAGAATCTTTAGATACTACAACTGATAGTGGCTTAACAACGCTGCCAGATTTGTGGAGTGAGTCATTGAGTGAAGAAATTCCAGCAATTCCAGAGGCACCAGATAAAGAGGTAGAGGAACCACCAGTCCAGCCTGTTCCCGCCATCCATGAAGAGCCTGTTCTTGCTCAAGTGATTATAAAAAG cTATGAAGGTGAAAAAGTTGATGAATTCTATGAGGGCGAAGGATTTATATGTTTTGAGGGAGGAAATATGTACAAG GGTCTATTTTCTGAAGGACGTATGAATGGAGAAGGGACTTACACATGGGCTGATGGAGTAAAATACGAG GGAACATTTGTTAAGAATGTGCCAATGCATAATGGCCGTTACACCTGGAATGATGGCAGTGTTTACGAAGGATCAATCCAAGATGGACTTAGGCATGGGTATGGAGTTTTCAGGAGCGGTACTCATCCAATTTCTTACATTGGTTATTGGTGCAATGGCAAAAGACATGGAAAG GGTGAAATTTATTATGATCAGGAACATACATCCTGGTATTCAGGTGATTGGGTAAATAATGTCAGAGAAGGATGGGGATTCAGACG TTACAGATCTGGAAATACCTATTTTGGTCATTGGAAGAAAAATCTACAGCATGGATATGGAAAAATGATATGGCTGACAGATAAGCAAGAGTACGAAGGAGAGTGGCAGTATGGCTTACAG CATGGTTCTGGCATGCACACATGGTTTTTGAAGAAAATGGATTTGTCTCAGTATCCTCTACGGAATGAATATGTGGGAGATTTTGTAAAAGGGGAGCGCCATGGACATGGGACATTTCTTTATGCTGATGGAGCAGTGTACAGTGGAGAATGGGTGCATAATAAGAAGCATGGCAAG GGCAACTTTTTCTTCAAGAATGGTCACAGATTTGAAGGAGAGTTTGTAAATGATCGTCTCGTGAACTATCCTGCTTGTCAAAGGTCTGCTGTGAAAGCCAAGAACCGGAGAGCCACTAGCCCAAGAAGACATTCTGCCATTA AAAGGACCAGAGTCATTAATGCCTTCGGAAAGACTTATTTTCTGGGATCAGATATTGATCTGGATTTATCGTCACTGCTTGTCTTGTTCACAAAGAAAGATAGAGAGGAAGAAATGCAACAA GTAGAATTGGCTGTGTTGAGGCATATTTCAAAATTGAGAAAAGCCTACTGCTTCTACAGTACCTTAGGCTATGCTCCTTCTTCTGATGGCACTTACACCCTGACTATGCTGCAGTTTTGGAGGTTTCTGAAGGACTGCAAATTTCATCTCTCTTCTGTAACTCTCGCTGAAATAGATCGACTGTTGAGAG gtcaTAAACCACTGAAGCAGATACATGATCCAAGTGATTTATTACTGTTCAGAACATTTGTATCCTACCTTGTTCACCTGGCATTTCATATCTATCATGAAGAGTACAA AGACAAAGTTCCTCATCTGCAGAAGTGTTTCTTAGAAATGATGTCCAGGAATGTTCTTCCCTCTGCCTGTCATGTCCAAG GTATCTTATATTCTGATGAAGAATTCACATCTTTTGCCATGAGCTACCATGAGAAATGCTGGGAAATATATGGAGATTTTTGTAGACCATGTCCCAGATCTCCATTTgaacccacactgaagctgAGGCAGTTCCTCTGGATGTTGGAT GATCTTAAACTTCTCAATGAACAATTAACTGCTCCAAGAGTTCTGGGAATACTTGTCAAAGTTGCCTGCCTACCTGGCATCTATGCTGTCaacctggagctggag ATGgtttttctggaattttttgAAGCTCTTCTTGAATGTGCATTGGTGCATGTTACTGAGGATATGATCCTGAAGAAAGAAGCTCAAGATAATCAGAAAAGAAGTAGCTTTGAAATCAAGGAGTTCTCCAAGAAAACCTCAGCTGCATCTGTCACGGAACATTTTCCACCTCAG CCGCCAAGCCCTTGTGAAGACACAAAGCCTGCTCATCAACCTTCTCTACTGG AAACTGTTCTCTCATTTTCCATGACTCCTGGAGAAAGCAAAGATGACGTGTCATTGCCAAACAAGGATGTAAAAGAAGAACAAGATTCTTGTCCAGAAAAGGAATTGATAG ATGAAGCAAAAGAAGATAAAGACGAACAAAAGGAGCTATTTAGTTTCTGGATGTGTCAGGTGGAATCCTTCTTCACAACTAAGTTCTTCCCTGCGTTTGAACATGAAATAGTgctgagaaataaaagaaaagaaaaaaaaaagcaggatgcTGAATTAGCTGATCTGAGAAAGATCCAGGCTGAAGAGCTGGAAAG ACTTATTGCTGAAAAAGAAGTAGAAGAGGCAAAAAGGCAAGAAGCAGCTGTGATACATGGGAGTGTCCAGCCCAGGAAAGGATCCTCGTCATCTTGCAAGACACTCCTCCCCAGGAGAAGTCTCCAGCTGAAAAAAGAGGCCCCCAGGAGAGAACCCTCACAAAAGAAAAGAGGCTCACAAGGCAGCAGAGcctga
- the LOC110475518 gene encoding radial spoke head 10 homolog B isoform X2: MTNGKKKDGKKKGARKDDKKQAVEKSEESLDTTTDSGLTTLPDLWSESLSEEIPAIPEAPDKEVEEPPVQPVPAIHEEPVLAQVIIKSYEGEKVDEFYEGEGFICFEGGNMYKGLFSEGRMNGEGTYTWADGVKYEGTFVKNVPMHNGRYTWNDGSVYEGSIQDGLRHGYGVFRSGTHPISYIGYWCNGKRHGKGEIYYDQEHTSWYSGDWVNNVREGWGFRRYRSGNTYFGHWKKNLQHGYGKMIWLTDKQEYEGEWQYGLQHGSGMHTWFLKKMDLSQYPLRNEYVGDFVKGERHGHGTFLYADGAVYSGEWVHNKKHGKVELAVLRHISKLRKAYCFYSTLGYAPSSDGTYTLTMLQFWRFLKDCKFHLSSVTLAEIDRLLRGHKPLKQIHDPSDLLLFRTFVSYLVHLAFHIYHEEYKDKVPHLQKCFLEMMSRNVLPSACHVQGILYSDEEFTSFAMSYHEKCWEIYGDFCRPCPRSPFEPTLKLRQFLWMLDDLKLLNEQLTAPRVLGILVKVACLPGIYAVNLELEMVFLEFFEALLECALVHVTEDMILKKEAQDNQKRSSFEIKEFSKKTSAASVTEHFPPQPPSPCEDTKPAHQPSLLETVLSFSMTPGESKDDVSLPNKDVKEEQDSCPEKELIDEAKEDKDEQKELFSFWMCQVESFFTTKFFPAFEHEIVLRNKRKEKKKQDAELADLRKIQAEELERLIAEKEVEEAKRQEAAVIHGSVQPRKGSSSSCKTLLPRRSLQLKKEAPRREPSQKKRGSQGSRA; encoded by the exons ATGACAAACGGCAAGAAGAAAGATGGCAAGAAGAAAGGTGCCAGGAAGGATGATAAGAAGCAAGCTGTTGAGAAGTCAGAAGAATCTTTAGATACTACAACTGATAGTGGCTTAACAACGCTGCCAGATTTGTGGAGTGAGTCATTGAGTGAAGAAATTCCAGCAATTCCAGAGGCACCAGATAAAGAGGTAGAGGAACCACCAGTCCAGCCTGTTCCCGCCATCCATGAAGAGCCTGTTCTTGCTCAAGTGATTATAAAAAG cTATGAAGGTGAAAAAGTTGATGAATTCTATGAGGGCGAAGGATTTATATGTTTTGAGGGAGGAAATATGTACAAG GGTCTATTTTCTGAAGGACGTATGAATGGAGAAGGGACTTACACATGGGCTGATGGAGTAAAATACGAG GGAACATTTGTTAAGAATGTGCCAATGCATAATGGCCGTTACACCTGGAATGATGGCAGTGTTTACGAAGGATCAATCCAAGATGGACTTAGGCATGGGTATGGAGTTTTCAGGAGCGGTACTCATCCAATTTCTTACATTGGTTATTGGTGCAATGGCAAAAGACATGGAAAG GGTGAAATTTATTATGATCAGGAACATACATCCTGGTATTCAGGTGATTGGGTAAATAATGTCAGAGAAGGATGGGGATTCAGACG TTACAGATCTGGAAATACCTATTTTGGTCATTGGAAGAAAAATCTACAGCATGGATATGGAAAAATGATATGGCTGACAGATAAGCAAGAGTACGAAGGAGAGTGGCAGTATGGCTTACAG CATGGTTCTGGCATGCACACATGGTTTTTGAAGAAAATGGATTTGTCTCAGTATCCTCTACGGAATGAATATGTGGGAGATTTTGTAAAAGGGGAGCGCCATGGACATGGGACATTTCTTTATGCTGATGGAGCAGTGTACAGTGGAGAATGGGTGCATAATAAGAAGCATGGCAAG GTAGAATTGGCTGTGTTGAGGCATATTTCAAAATTGAGAAAAGCCTACTGCTTCTACAGTACCTTAGGCTATGCTCCTTCTTCTGATGGCACTTACACCCTGACTATGCTGCAGTTTTGGAGGTTTCTGAAGGACTGCAAATTTCATCTCTCTTCTGTAACTCTCGCTGAAATAGATCGACTGTTGAGAG gtcaTAAACCACTGAAGCAGATACATGATCCAAGTGATTTATTACTGTTCAGAACATTTGTATCCTACCTTGTTCACCTGGCATTTCATATCTATCATGAAGAGTACAA AGACAAAGTTCCTCATCTGCAGAAGTGTTTCTTAGAAATGATGTCCAGGAATGTTCTTCCCTCTGCCTGTCATGTCCAAG GTATCTTATATTCTGATGAAGAATTCACATCTTTTGCCATGAGCTACCATGAGAAATGCTGGGAAATATATGGAGATTTTTGTAGACCATGTCCCAGATCTCCATTTgaacccacactgaagctgAGGCAGTTCCTCTGGATGTTGGAT GATCTTAAACTTCTCAATGAACAATTAACTGCTCCAAGAGTTCTGGGAATACTTGTCAAAGTTGCCTGCCTACCTGGCATCTATGCTGTCaacctggagctggag ATGgtttttctggaattttttgAAGCTCTTCTTGAATGTGCATTGGTGCATGTTACTGAGGATATGATCCTGAAGAAAGAAGCTCAAGATAATCAGAAAAGAAGTAGCTTTGAAATCAAGGAGTTCTCCAAGAAAACCTCAGCTGCATCTGTCACGGAACATTTTCCACCTCAG CCGCCAAGCCCTTGTGAAGACACAAAGCCTGCTCATCAACCTTCTCTACTGG AAACTGTTCTCTCATTTTCCATGACTCCTGGAGAAAGCAAAGATGACGTGTCATTGCCAAACAAGGATGTAAAAGAAGAACAAGATTCTTGTCCAGAAAAGGAATTGATAG ATGAAGCAAAAGAAGATAAAGACGAACAAAAGGAGCTATTTAGTTTCTGGATGTGTCAGGTGGAATCCTTCTTCACAACTAAGTTCTTCCCTGCGTTTGAACATGAAATAGTgctgagaaataaaagaaaagaaaaaaaaaagcaggatgcTGAATTAGCTGATCTGAGAAAGATCCAGGCTGAAGAGCTGGAAAG ACTTATTGCTGAAAAAGAAGTAGAAGAGGCAAAAAGGCAAGAAGCAGCTGTGATACATGGGAGTGTCCAGCCCAGGAAAGGATCCTCGTCATCTTGCAAGACACTCCTCCCCAGGAGAAGTCTCCAGCTGAAAAAAGAGGCCCCCAGGAGAGAACCCTCACAAAAGAAAAGAGGCTCACAAGGCAGCAGAGcctga